GGGTCCGATCGTATCAGTCCGCAATGGCACGGGTCTGCGGAACTCCATGCAGATCTTGAAAAAGTCCGATCGCAATTCGACCCAGTTGTTCACAAAGAACGAGAGGGGAACAAGCGGCCATGTGGGTGAGAAAAGGGCTAAGTAACCGAATTGAATACACATCTCACGTAGATCATCGGTCACATCGTACTCGGAAAGTTCGAGCTCGTTACGCACGCGCGTGAGGAACTGCACTTCCTCGGCCGGATCGTCGAAGGACACGACAGGCCTTTCGGGCGATCCTTTGTCGCCGTTTCGGTCCGTCTTACCATTGCGCTCCTTGTTGTACTTTTTATATTTCCGAAGTGCATGCTGTTTGATATAGGGCACGATAGTCTCCATGGCAAAGCCAACGATCTGGGCAGTGACAGTGAAATAAACAACCTGGTTTCGCAGGCGAGCTGGGTCGATCTGGAAATGCGATTGCTTTGAGATGGCTTGTTCCTTCGACACGAAAGGCCGAACTGTCAAGCGGAAAACATCGAGGTAGGGGACAATCAGGCTAGCGAATGGCACGTAGACAAAGGCTGTCAAGAAAATTGGCATATAAGACGTGATGAAGTTGATAACAAAAACCTTCTGAGTCAATGCAGCATCGTACGCATCGTTTGTCTCGTGGTTCTCGTAGTCATTCAACTTCGTTGCGATAGACGTCAAAATAGCACTCATGGTTGGCACAAGCGCTGATACAAGGATGGTTGGGATGAAAATCTGAAGGGTTAGCTTTGATTACAGAGAATGGGAAGGATCGCCATACCAAGTATGTCTTTAAAGGACCATTGTAGAGCTCCGAGATGAAGATCTCAATGGCAAAGCAGGTCGCAATGATAGCACCCAAGGCAATTGCCGCAACAAAGGCAAATGGGATTTGAAGTAGCTGCCGTTGCATGCGCTTAGTTGCCGGGAAGACACCGCGCATCTCACCGGTACCCACATCACAGACCTCCTTTTCTGCCTTGAACTCTCGTCGCTTGGTCCGAACAGCTGAGACATTCTTGGTCTGCCATCTGCAGCTCAAATCAACCTCCTGGCGCTTCCAATATTCCACAAAGATGATACACCAGAGACAATTGACGATAGTGTAGACAATCGAATATCCGCCAATCAGGAACCAGCAGGAGAATCCAAAGATAGCCgggaaaatcaaaaatcgGAAGTACGACTGCAGGAATGCGAAGTAAAATCCAACCTGCCATCTATGTTAGCTAGGCCAAAAAGACAACCACTCGCTGGTACATACACTTTCTCCAAACTTGTTCCGGATTTGATCCAAGTCGTCATCAGAGAGGAAAGTCTTAGAGCTCCAATCTCTTATCCACTTTTTATTTGTATCAACATCATGAAGGGGGAATATAGCAGTGACGTTCTTCCATTCGCCATGGTTGGGGGTGATAGCAGCCCCGCCCTCTTCCTTGGGAAGCGTGATCATCTGGTTGATCACCCGCAAGCGTTCAGCCTCATTCTGGGGCTCGGTCGAATTGGAAGGTGTGGGCTCAGCATTACGAATGCCGTATAGCCAGTCGCGTACTCTGTGGACATGTAAAGTCGAGATTAGCAGATTGGCATAGAATGATCAGCCATCATCACTTACCGCGACCGATGAATAGCCCGTTTCAGCCGCTTTTCCAAAGCTTTCACAAACACGAGCAAAGACGACTCATCACCTTGTCGAACCTCTACCTGTAGACCAACTTGGGCAAGTGCTTGGAGCAGTTTTTCTAGCTGCTCAATTGCCTGCAAACGGTCTGCAACTGTTAGAATGTATCTCCCGCCACACCCTAGAGCTCTCTGTTACTCACCTACAGTTCCAAAGCTGTAACGGATAACATAGTCCACATGGAGATTGTAATCCTGAACATTATCCGAAATAGTCGCCATCGCTGGGTGAGttgaaagaagaaagaaaatgaaacaGGGCGAATCGAGGTGATCGGCAGGTCAATGCCGTCACCTGGCGCTAAAGTGCTTAGGGGCGAAGCTGTGTTGCGCTAACATGATGCTTGTCTCATTCTACATTAACGACGTGGGAAGATTCTTGTGTCATGTGCATTTCACTTTATTTTCGCTTTTTTCCAAAACAACACATTTCCCCTGGAGCCATACATAGCTGTAAATCATCGATTTTTGCTCCATAGAACTTACATTTATAGCAGCCCACTTTAGCCCTCAATCTGCATTGAGCTCTATCAATGTAAATTGATTACTCTGGGGCAAATCGTCCCCCATGCTCTGTGTAGTAGTATACAGAAACAATTACCCAGCGCCCAACACCAACCCATGCATCCCTCTACGCACCCTCCGCCAAACGAGTCAACGCATCCCCCTCaaccatcatcttcatccattcaTCCATACCGCGCGCACCAACCTGCTCATAGAACTTGATACTAGGCTCGTTCCAGGTGAGTACACTCCACTCCAACCGCCGGCCAGACACCTTAAGCACCTGCTTCGCAA
The nucleotide sequence above comes from Penicillium digitatum chromosome 1, complete sequence. Encoded proteins:
- a CDS encoding Plasma membrane channel protein (Aqy1), putative — its product is MATISDNVQDYNLHVDYVIRYSFGTVDRLQAIEQLEKLLQALAQVGLQVEVRQGDESSLLVFVKALEKRLKRAIHRSRVRDWLYGIRNAEPTPSNSTEPQNEAERLRVINQMITLPKEEGGAAITPNHGEWKNVTAIFPLHDVDTNKKWIRDWSSKTFLSDDDLDQIRNKFGESVGFYFAFLQSYFRFLIFPAIFGFSCWFLIGGYSIVYTIVNCLWCIIFVEYWKRQEVDLSCRWQTKNVSAVRTKRREFKAEKEVCDVGTGEMRGVFPATKRMQRQLLQIPFAFVAAIALGAIIATCFAIEIFISELYNGPLKTYLIFIPTILVSALVPTMSAILTSIATKLNDYENHETNDAYDAALTQKVFVINFITSYMPIFLTAFVYVPFASLIVPYLDVFRLTVRPFVSKEQAISKQSHFQIDPARLRNQVVYFTVTAQIVGFAMETIVPYIKQHALRKYKKYNKERNGKTDRNGDKGSPERPVVSFDDPAEEVQFLTRVRNELELSEYDVTDDLREMCIQFGYLALFSPTWPLVPLSFFVNNWVELRSDFFKICMEFRRPVPLRTDTIGPWLDSLGFLSWVGSITSASLVYLFSGNAQQGPNGEPTDIKGWALLLTIFFSEHLYLIVRYAVRAGMAGIEPPNSRKERAERYLVRKRYLESTTNVGVSADKEEDDLTSIAQSTDISRTSLEDDARRASSHGADPATRFWMHQRGWTESAKIGAGIIHAQPTKGSLKKQQ